The region CTTGTGTTTCTAAGGAAAGGGTATCAGATGGAAATTTTCTCATCCAGACTCCTCCTTGTCACTTACCGAATCAGATGAAATTTTGCTACATCTGACCGATTAAGAGGTTAAAAATATTTTAACCAAACACTCTGAATTTGAACGGTTCAGATCCAATCTCTTTATAGAATCATTAAAATGTCAAATAAAGAGCCTTTTACACTAGTCCATACTCCATAGTGGCATGGTCAACACCGGTGGTTATAATCTTTTATTAgcccaagtttttttttttttttaggttaGACTAGTTTTGGATTGGTTTTATTTGGATCGGCCCGGACTTTTTTTTCCCTTTCGATTTCGTTAGGCAGCAAGATTAGTTTCGCAAGttatttcattttcatgtaatgtaattttgtttgtaacttttaaaattattgtAGTTCCGCCTGTTTGTATATTCGTATAAGCAGTATTTTATTTGTAAATTTATAATAAGGTATACAAAAGATGCTTTTCTATAATTCTTGTAATTTTATTTGTGTTCTATTTGTTTTTGGTTAAATGTTTTATATGCTTGACATCTTATAAGCTCTAAAACTAATAAATTGCGGTAAATTGATAATGTATGTAACGTTTATTATATAATTCAATAAATAATGCTTATTTATAATAATCAATCATGGACTGGTCAAACACATCGGTCCTTAATCACTCACACTTTTCCGCACAAGATCGGTAATTTTGATCACCGATTTTTAATTTTAGAGTTGCAAAAGTATTAACAAATTAACAGTCTTCTTCCCTACACTAACAAATTCCCGCCGGAAAAAGTCACAGGTGGTGACTTCAATAACAAGTTAAGCTTCACTTTCCATCACAACCAATTCGTTAACCAAATCCCTAAAAATCAACCACTCGACCTCCATAACCACCACCGGACATCCACCATAAAACCCCCTCCAATTTTCCGGCCGCCTCACAATATCCTCCCTCAAAATCCTCTTAAACTCAtccccctcctcctcctcctcctccttcccAACATCACACCTTTCACCTTTCTTCTCCACCCGCATCTCTTCTATCTCCAAACACACCTCCCTCAAAAGCTCTCGAGGATTCTGAACAATCAATGAAACCGAATTTAACTTCTCCACAAGAATCTCATTAACAGCATCAAAGATTAGCTTCCTGTGAAACTTCTCTTTCTGTAAATTACCAAATTTGGTTCGTTCCAACACCAAGAACAGCTCCGGGTTAATCGGGTGACCAGAGGAATGAAACTCAAAAGATTCAAGGTCTCGAAGAAGGAGTCCAGAAGCTAACATGATTTCTGAAATGTATCTGTCGTTAGGGTTTGTGTTTTCACATAGTGATGCAATGTAATCTGTGTGAGCTTCATTGTGGCTGGAGTTTAGTCTCTTAAGTTTTTCAACCAAATCTTCAATTTTCTTAAGTTTTTCACGCTTTTGTTTAGGATAATCTGTTAATCAAAAACTAACTTTAGTTTCATATCATCATATCATGATATATGAATAAAATTATTATGGTTAAGAAATAGAAATGTACCTTTTTGGGTATTTGGTGTCTGTTTCTTCACAGGTGAAGGTGAATTATCCATATAGACTGAATCATCAAGAACAGAATCTGGACTTGGATATTCTGATTCATCCACTTTCACAATCAAGGTTGATTTCtggaaataatattaataaaaaatataaggAGACTGAAATTCAGTGGAAGTAATAGTATAAAAATACAAGAACATACCTCTTGTGTTGAACTACAACTCTGCCTCCTCCTATTAGGAGACCTACACTCTGATTGCTTTCTTGGTTTACAAGAAGAATCTGTAATTTCAGTATTTGGATCTTTAACCTTTTTATTgctattattatttataaaaccCTTTTCAATAATCTTTCCTGGTTTCATGATGACAATATGTGATTCTTGACCAGTTGAAACATTCTTAGATGGTGGCCTTTGATGATCAACTGTATTGTCTCTTTCGCCTTTTCTTGCTTCCACAGCTTGCATTCCCTCTAATATCTGTTTAAGAGCTCTGAGATCCTTTCCAGATTCTAAAAACTCAAGATTCTTCAATCTTTTATCCACTTCACTGTAAACAGAAGTGGATTTAGTAACACGAGGAGATTGTTTTTGAGGATTTTGACCACCATGTGGATACTTCCATGGTGCTGCTTCAATTGGAACCCTAGAAATCGGTTTCATGTCGGGATTTTTCCAACATTCAAATGCCTGTTCTCTTGTGGAATTAGGGATTTTTAAAGATTTTGACAACAAATCAAGATCCTTGTTGCTGGTTGATGTGGAATTGGGATAAGTTTCCAATCCCATTAACTTGGCTACAACACTGGGTGGTTTGGTCTGAATCAGGGATTTTTCATTAGGGTTTCTTGAATTTAGGTTAGATTTTGAATCATATGGTTTAAAGGGTACAAGTGAAATAGAGTTAAGAGTACGTATGGATCTCTCTTTACTATCTAAAGAAAGTCTTGGAAGTTCTTTCAGTTGCTTTGGGGTTGCTGTATGTCCATCATACGAAAATCTTggataaattttagaaaacccATCTTTAAATTGGCAAGAGTTTGATCTTGAAAATTCATTAGCTTCATTACAATACCAATCGGGTTCTTGAAGTTCAACAAGAACATTATGTGATAACCCACGGGCTTCTCTATACATTGAGTCTTTGACTACATCTCTAAGGTCAAGATTCTGATGTCCAGAAGCACTTGATTTATCAGTTTCTGGATTTGATCTTCTATTCACATAAGAAAAGGGAGATGGAGGAGACCATGAGGATATAGATTCTTTATATGATTCTGTGGATACCCTGTGTTTTTCCATATACTGCTTTTTTGAATGTTTTTCCTGAAAAAATAAATGTGTAAAGTTAGAGTAAATTATGAATGAGAATTATATCTCTACAACTTATTGCTCTATTATCTACCTTGTTGTCTCTACAaactttaagaaaaaaaattacaaaaaaaaaaaaaaaacatttcaaccCGTTACAATGGACATAGTTTGTTGGAGTATTTCAACTTTTAACTACACATACCATATTTGGGCTTCTTTGGGAAATTACACTTGACTCTCTTTCAGGCGTCCCATTGTTGGAAAGCAAACCACCTGCATGAAAATTTAGTGAAGATAATCAACAATTACATTTACCTTTTTTTGCATATATTAACAAGAGAAAATCGTAACAAAGAGAACTTATcataaaaaagttatgaattaCCATGAGGAAGGCTTCTATGGCCATGGCTTCTGGAAACAATCTGGTTGCGATTAAAGATGTGAAAGACACCTGTCATGCATCCTATTTGCTTCCTCAGATCTGGATTTTCATCTGCCAGTGAATGCAAATACTTTGCAGCCATTTGAGTGCTCACCCTTTCATCATACTGTTCTTCCCCTTCACAACCCTTAGATTCATCTTTTGACTTTTGATTGTAGGTGGAGTCTTTTTAAATGCAAAATGGATCTTGAAGACTTGAACATTATCCATTGACCATTAGTTAATGTTATAGGTTAATCAATCTAGTCAACTTTTCTCTTTTTTTCTCTCAAACAAAATATCAAACAGTTGGAAGGCAAGGAGAGATATCAAGCACAAATTCCCATTTTACTATCTCTCTTCAATCTCAAAATTTTGCAATCATTTCAAATGTGATCCACCCTTCTAATTCCTGTGATCTCAACCAAAATTCTCATACATCAGAAACGAAATTGAATGCCTCTCTCTAAGACTCTTACTATATGAGCAAACGCTCCCAGAATGTGCCCTCAAGAATTAAACTCTCCAACTGAGCTGAGCTCAAGAAGGAGAAAACGGCCACGGGAATAAAATCAGTAAATCCCAAACGCAGTTTGTTCCCTATGGGATTTGTATACAAGATGTGATTTTGTTAACACATTACGTTGGGAGCAGAAGATTAGAAGGAGCCTAAGATGAAAATGCATATGTTTTACAgaatagaaaacaaaatttaaaattggtatGGGTATGGACGTATGGTTAGAAACAAAAAGGATTTACTTACCGATTACAGATTAACGACGTTGTAATGCAAATTATCATATGCACATGTTTACCTTGTAATTTGCAAATATCAATGTAACCCAGGAGAATATATGGTCTGAAGGTTGAAGAAGGGTATGTTTTCTCTTTCTCTTGTGGGGTGGTTTTACAGAGAATTGAGTATTAAGGGAATAAGGGTTGTGAAATGTGAATATTGGATCGTgggatttttttttatagttttgaaGAAAGGTTACATGTGGAatgtaatttaattaataaatgggGTTTGATTTTAAAAATTTGTTTATACAAGATAATATATTATAAAGCATCAGGGTAAATGTACACAATAACAAGATAATTTAAGCACTTTTTTTTTATGACAACGTATTTTTACATCAAATAACCACCTTTAATTAGGTGAAGTATTTACGCCATTTAAAGCAAGAGAAGACAATACCTTAGGTttacattaataatattttttgatTTAACTATAATTCGATTATCATAACTCACATCTATGAAAACTTGATCATAGGGTTAATGAAACCAAAATACTATATATTCCATTTGTTCGGGGATCACGGATGTGATTTTTTAAATGTCAACTCATTAACTTTAGTTCTGatagaaattttattttttgaaaaataacaacattgatGTTGGATATGACATGCCACATTTAGGtgataaattaatttattttttgagtttttttaaagTAATCATGTTTGATAAattaaaaaatagtttataagttATAAGCTaactttttaaaaacctttttcgACAAgttttttaaaagattttttaACTGTTCAAAATGTACCATTAATTAGAACACTCATTATCCTAAATATCATTTTATGTCGTTTTATCGGCTAATTTTATCAAACGTCACTTTTTATCAGATAGCTTATAAGATATCATTTAACTTTTCAGTTATTAGTTAACTTTTCGTTTATCAGCTAGTTTTTAGCTAACTTCTAGTTTTTTAGCCTGTATGATAAACATACCCTAAAAGATACaataaatattataattaaattcaaaataattGATAATAGTACTACTAACTATGATCTTGGTGGATTTTTAAGAGCTAAATATAAGAATAACAtcacattttatttatttaaacattataattcttttttatgtgttatttttatAGAATAGAGGCAAGCCTTAGATTAATTTCCGTAACAAGATATTGTACTTTCATAATATCAATAAaattttatttgtattaatttGCATAATCTTTCTATATTTGAGAGTGgttttcaaaatataactttatgATAAGAAAAAACGTAgtaataaacaaattaataaaaACATGTTATTGCTTTTTTATTTTAATCTAATATTCAAGTTTGAAATATATAGTCAAAATAAAATAACTAATagaaatagtaataataataaattgaaatttattattattaatttaagagtATTAATATATGAAACAACAAACATCACAATAAAATCAATGCACACCTTTAATCATCAAACATAGATAAATTAATGGTTACCTAATGCAGTAGTTGAAGTTATGTCCGGTCAATCGAATTCGTTGTGGTTAAAATAGATATTAGATGATCAATTGATAAACTCCGGTCTACGTCTTAGCAATTTAGCATGGTGTACTTTTAGTTCAAGTGAAAATCTAAGATGAAATAAAAAGTTCAACTAGTataaaactctctctctctctctctctctctctctctctctatatatatatatatatatatatatatatatatatatatatatatatatatatatatatatatatatatatatatatatatatatatatatagaggttcaaatatttttaacaaatattGTGTCCCTAAATGCACCAATCAGAAATTagcaattaattaattaattaattaaataagggtAAATTAGTAATATTACATATATGTATTAATGAATATCCAAAATTAACAACTGATATCCCTTTATTTAAGGGATCCTACGCTCTTATCAGACTCCCACAATGTCTCTTTCACCACCACATAATTCTCCAATCCTACAAATTAAACAATCGAAGAACCCTAACTGTATATGCACTAGGAGCCGACACATTTGAGGGAACAACACTGGCAGTCATCGGAGGCGGCTCGGTCGCAACAATCGTCGCTGTGATTTCACTCGCAGAACCCGAGAAGCGCCGACAGTTGCAGGCGGAGGAGGTTGGCGGTCATGTTCACGTTTCAGGTTCACTTTTCCTAATTTACACTCTTCGTTATCTCAATCAGGTCTTACAGTTTCGATGTTTTGATTGAATTTTGTACTCATTAACTTTCGATTGAATTTGGGAGATACAATTATTTGTTAGGCGTTGGTGCAGTGAAGAAGGTGTACAGGGGATTTGATTGGAAGAGATGTGGCATGGAACCAAGTAAAACTAAGAAGCTTCGGTGGAGATCCATCTGTTCTCAAGAGACTCTTTTTCAGAAATCAAATTGTTACAGACATTAGAGAATGAAAACATCGGAAGAGATGTGGCAATGAATTTCTGGTGGAAAAGGCTTCAAGAATGGAttgaagacctgatgggaaaggGTTGAAGAATAaattaaagaatgatcacactcattttttaagaatgttgttattttttaagaattatacttgtttattcttttagaatgtttgttattattcaatgaatcacaatcatacaatgtaattttttgatatattatttgttcaagaatcgattttgtgtattctttcagaatgtatttactagtttatgtttGACATTCtgccattctgacagaataaaatcgaaaaat is a window of Lactuca sativa cultivar Salinas chromosome 1, Lsat_Salinas_v11, whole genome shotgun sequence DNA encoding:
- the LOC111910502 gene encoding protein LONGIFOLIA 1 translates to MAAKYLHSLADENPDLRKQIGCMTGVFHIFNRNQIVSRSHGHRSLPHGGLLSNNGTPERESSVISQRSPNMEKHSKKQYMEKHRVSTESYKESISSWSPPSPFSYVNRRSNPETDKSSASGHQNLDLRDVVKDSMYREARGLSHNVLVELQEPDWYCNEANEFSRSNSCQFKDGFSKIYPRFSYDGHTATPKQLKELPRLSLDSKERSIRTLNSISLVPFKPYDSKSNLNSRNPNEKSLIQTKPPSVVAKLMGLETYPNSTSTSNKDLDLLSKSLKIPNSTREQAFECWKNPDMKPISRVPIEAAPWKYPHGGQNPQKQSPRVTKSTSVYSEVDKRLKNLEFLESGKDLRALKQILEGMQAVEARKGERDNTVDHQRPPSKNVSTGQESHIVIMKPGKIIEKGFINNNSNKKVKDPNTEITDSSCKPRKQSECRSPNRRRQSCSSTQEKSTLIVKVDESEYPSPDSVLDDSVYMDNSPSPVKKQTPNTQKDYPKQKREKLKKIEDLVEKLKRLNSSHNEAHTDYIASLCENTNPNDRYISEIMLASGLLLRDLESFEFHSSGHPINPELFLVLERTKFGNLQKEKFHRKLIFDAVNEILVEKLNSVSLIVQNPRELLREVCLEIEEMRVEKKGERCDVGKEEEEEEGDEFKRILREDIVRRPENWRGFYGGCPVVVMEVEWLIFRDLVNELVVMESEA